Proteins encoded within one genomic window of Saccharopolyspora pogona:
- a CDS encoding PLP-dependent cysteine synthase family protein, whose product MWGNPDLLGLLRDTPLARVSAALPQPQPGFWAKLECLSAGGMKARAAVSMLTGACRRGELRPGAAVVESTSGTLGVGLAFAGQALGHPVVLVVDEELEPAMRALLKAHGARLEVVDTPHPVGGWQQARLDRVQQIRRELPESFWPDQYNNPDNPAGYEAMGEEIARQIDQVDVLVCSVGTGGHSAGTVRAIRRRWPRVRLIGVDTVGSTIFGQPARPRVMRGLGSSIHPRNVAYGQFDEVHWVGPGEAVQACRTLARQAFITGGWSTGAVALVSAWAARVEPGANVVTVFPDGPHRYLSTIFDDDYCRARGLLNRPTANRPVEIAHPAVEATGWTRCRIVSDPLLAMEVPA is encoded by the coding sequence ATGTGGGGTAATCCGGATCTGCTCGGCCTGCTCCGGGACACGCCGCTGGCGCGGGTGAGCGCCGCGCTGCCTCAACCGCAGCCGGGCTTCTGGGCGAAGCTCGAGTGCCTGAGCGCGGGCGGGATGAAGGCCCGCGCGGCGGTGTCGATGCTCACCGGGGCCTGCCGCCGCGGCGAGCTGCGGCCGGGCGCGGCCGTGGTGGAGTCGACCAGTGGGACGCTCGGCGTCGGCCTGGCCTTCGCCGGGCAGGCGCTGGGACATCCGGTGGTGCTGGTCGTGGACGAGGAGCTGGAGCCGGCCATGCGGGCCCTGCTCAAGGCGCACGGCGCGCGCCTCGAAGTGGTCGACACGCCGCACCCCGTCGGCGGATGGCAGCAGGCCCGGCTGGATCGGGTGCAGCAGATCCGCCGCGAGCTGCCGGAGTCCTTCTGGCCGGACCAGTACAACAACCCGGACAACCCGGCGGGTTACGAGGCGATGGGCGAGGAGATCGCCCGGCAGATCGACCAGGTGGACGTGCTGGTGTGCAGCGTCGGCACCGGCGGGCACAGCGCGGGCACGGTCCGCGCGATCCGGCGCCGCTGGCCGCGGGTGCGGCTGATCGGGGTGGACACCGTCGGCTCGACGATCTTCGGTCAGCCCGCCCGGCCGCGCGTGATGCGCGGACTGGGCAGCAGCATCCACCCGCGCAATGTCGCATATGGACAGTTCGACGAGGTGCACTGGGTCGGCCCCGGCGAGGCGGTGCAGGCCTGCCGCACGCTCGCCAGGCAGGCCTTCATCACCGGCGGCTGGAGCACCGGGGCGGTGGCGCTGGTTTCGGCGTGGGCGGCGCGGGTCGAGCCGGGCGCGAACGTGGTGACGGTGTTCCCCGACGGTCCGCACCGCTACCTGAGCACGATCTTCGACGACGACTACTGCCGCGCGCGTGGCCTGCTGAACCGGCCGACGGCGAACCGGCCGGTGGAGATCGCGCACCCTGCGGTGGAGGCGACGGGGTGGACGAGGTGCCGGATCGTCTCGGATCCGTTGCTGGCGATGGAGGTTCCCGCATGA
- a CDS encoding MFS transporter has protein sequence MDTTPSAGRREWVGLAVLALPTLLLSLDMSVLHLAVPHLTADLRPSNTELLWIIDSYGFMIAGFLVTMGTLGDRIGRRKLLMFGGAGFGIVSIAAAFAPTPAMLIAARAVLGIAGATLMPSTLALISNMFQDARQRGTAIAVWMSCFMGGMVIGPVVGGVLLENFWWGSVFLIGVPVMVLLLAVAPALLPEYRDENAGRLDLISVGLSLATILPIVFALKELAKHGPQVPSLAALAVGLALGVVFARRQRRIADPMLDLGLFRVRAFSAALGIMLVGAITMGGVFMLVSQYLQLVAGLTALEAGVLLVPQAGAVVVGSLIAPRLAKRFRPEFVLGFGMLLAAGGILLFTLADSGNGTAVVAIGMVVASFGMGPQGVLCTEMVVGSVPTQKAGAASAMSETSGEFGIAMGVALFGSLATAVYRNVVSIPAEVPSGIAVEARDGMAGAMSAAGRLADQAIVLAPAREAFTSGLHAVSIVGATFVVLFAVIGMVVLRKRSRPEPEPAACAPEVTAA, from the coding sequence GTGGATACGACACCGAGTGCGGGGCGGCGGGAGTGGGTCGGGCTTGCGGTGCTTGCGCTTCCGACCCTGCTCTTGTCGTTGGACATGAGCGTGCTGCACCTCGCGGTGCCGCACTTGACCGCCGACCTGCGGCCCAGCAACACCGAGCTGCTTTGGATCATCGACAGCTACGGGTTCATGATCGCCGGATTCCTGGTCACCATGGGCACGCTCGGGGACCGCATCGGGCGGCGGAAGCTGCTGATGTTCGGCGGTGCGGGGTTCGGCATCGTATCGATCGCGGCGGCCTTCGCACCCACACCCGCGATGCTGATCGCGGCCCGGGCGGTGCTCGGCATCGCCGGGGCCACGCTGATGCCCTCGACGTTGGCGTTGATCAGCAACATGTTCCAGGACGCCCGGCAGCGCGGGACCGCGATCGCGGTCTGGATGAGCTGCTTCATGGGCGGCATGGTGATCGGGCCCGTGGTCGGCGGCGTGCTGCTGGAGAACTTCTGGTGGGGTTCTGTCTTCCTGATAGGCGTGCCGGTGATGGTCCTGTTGCTGGCAGTTGCTCCGGCGCTGCTGCCGGAGTACCGCGACGAAAACGCCGGCCGGTTGGATCTCATCAGTGTGGGGCTGTCGCTGGCCACGATCCTGCCGATCGTCTTCGCGCTCAAGGAGCTCGCCAAGCACGGCCCGCAGGTGCCGAGCCTGGCAGCGCTGGCGGTCGGGCTCGCGCTGGGCGTGGTTTTCGCGCGTCGTCAGCGGCGGATCGCCGATCCGATGCTCGACCTGGGGCTGTTCCGGGTGCGCGCTTTCAGCGCCGCACTTGGCATCATGCTGGTCGGCGCGATCACCATGGGCGGCGTCTTCATGCTGGTCAGCCAGTACCTCCAGCTGGTCGCCGGGCTGACGGCGCTTGAGGCGGGGGTCCTGCTGGTGCCGCAGGCCGGTGCTGTCGTCGTCGGGTCGCTGATCGCGCCCAGGCTGGCCAAGCGGTTCCGGCCGGAGTTCGTGCTCGGCTTCGGCATGTTGCTCGCGGCGGGCGGGATTCTGCTGTTCACGCTGGCGGATTCCGGGAACGGGACGGCCGTGGTGGCCATCGGCATGGTGGTCGCCAGCTTCGGCATGGGCCCGCAGGGCGTGCTTTGCACCGAGATGGTCGTGGGTTCGGTGCCGACGCAGAAGGCCGGTGCCGCATCGGCGATGTCGGAGACCAGTGGCGAGTTCGGCATTGCGATGGGCGTCGCGCTGTTCGGGAGCCTCGCCACCGCCGTCTACCGCAACGTGGTCTCGATTCCGGCGGAAGTGCCGTCCGGCATCGCGGTCGAGGCCCGAGACGGGATGGCCGGCGCGATGAGCGCGGCGGGGCGGCTGGCCGACCAGGCGATCGTGCTCGCCCCGGCACGGGAGGCGTTCACCAGCGGTCTCCATGCGGTTTCCATCGTCGGCGCCACCTTCGTGGTCCTCTTCGCGGTCATCGGCATGGTGGTGCTGCGCAAGCGCTCCCGGCCCGAGCCGGAACCGGCGGCCTGCGCACCCGAGGTGACCGCCGCCTGA
- a CDS encoding dipeptide epimerase → MKLRWAVRSLALREPFRISRSVMSERDAVTVEVEHDGVVGHGEVVTSNYYRLTVERIEAELAAAREVLAGVDDPDQIQPLDCPPGVSAALDSALHDLVARLRGVPVFEVLGEARWQPTPTAYTIGIMPTESAARTARELTARGFTVLKVKLGAGEQRRELARLAAIREAAPNTRLLLDPNGAWEPEQAVRMLKAVEEFGIEAVEQPIKPGTPGLLAEVAARSPVPVIADEDAATVDDVRVLGPRVHGVNVKLPKCGGIRAAREIIDLARDNGVDIMLGCLVASSLGIAPAVHLTGFARWVDLDGHLLLAHDPWTGIGGADGVLRLAGDLGLGVRPAELS, encoded by the coding sequence ATGAAGCTGCGGTGGGCGGTGCGCAGCCTCGCGCTGCGTGAGCCGTTCCGCATCTCCCGATCGGTGATGTCCGAGCGAGATGCGGTCACCGTGGAGGTCGAGCACGACGGAGTCGTCGGCCACGGCGAGGTCGTCACCAGCAATTACTACCGGCTGACGGTCGAACGCATCGAGGCGGAGCTGGCCGCCGCCCGCGAAGTGCTGGCAGGCGTGGATGATCCGGACCAGATCCAGCCGCTGGACTGCCCACCCGGCGTGTCGGCGGCGCTGGACTCGGCGCTGCACGACCTCGTCGCCAGGCTTCGCGGCGTGCCGGTCTTCGAAGTGCTGGGTGAGGCCCGCTGGCAACCGACGCCGACGGCCTACACGATCGGCATCATGCCGACGGAGTCCGCCGCGCGGACCGCGCGCGAGCTCACCGCCCGGGGCTTCACCGTGCTCAAGGTCAAGCTCGGCGCGGGGGAGCAGCGGCGGGAACTCGCCCGTTTGGCGGCGATACGCGAGGCCGCCCCCAACACCCGCCTGCTGCTGGACCCGAACGGAGCGTGGGAACCCGAGCAGGCGGTGCGAATGCTCAAGGCCGTCGAGGAGTTCGGGATCGAAGCGGTCGAGCAACCGATCAAGCCGGGCACGCCGGGCCTGCTTGCGGAGGTGGCCGCTCGGTCGCCGGTGCCGGTCATCGCGGACGAGGACGCCGCCACCGTCGACGATGTGCGCGTCCTGGGGCCGCGGGTGCACGGCGTCAACGTGAAACTGCCGAAGTGCGGCGGAATCCGGGCCGCGCGGGAAATCATCGACCTCGCCCGGGATAACGGCGTGGACATCATGCTCGGGTGCCTGGTGGCGAGTTCGCTCGGCATCGCTCCGGCGGTGCACCTAACCGGGTTCGCCCGCTGGGTCGACCTGGACGGGCACCTGCTGTTGGCGCACGACCCGTGGACCGGGATCGGCGGTGCCGACGGGGTGCTGCGGCTCGCCGGCGATCTCGGGCTGGGAGTGCGTCCAGCGGAGTTGTCGTGA
- a CDS encoding ATP-grasp domain-containing protein produces the protein MGHLLLVESWVGAMSTLLPRSIREGGHRFSFVTRDLQHYLRAKPMTGPHPLLSADNLFTVETNDVQHLLRHLESLQAVLGFDGVLTSCDYYLAAAARAAQRLGLPGAPPEAIERACSKDLTRKALRKAGVPGPAFALAETARGLEEAAEALGYPLVVKPVDLCAGMFVRKVDGPAQLREAHAALQGFPVNARGQQRNPVVLLEELLTGPEVSAETVTFRGETTVVGVTDKSVAGEPWFVETGHMFPAALDADTEEAVAETAVAAIEALGLDNVVGHTEIKITPAGPRVVEVNPRPAGNQITELIRRVTGIDLAAVYAQLALGEKPDLHRVDTGAGSAAISFLLPPGEGTITEIGGLDALAADPAVVDWVVKEAGHRTGAAISNNNYLGHVMVTSGSRGEARRHAESLVAGLDVRYAAEAGE, from the coding sequence GTGGGCCACCTGTTGTTGGTGGAAAGCTGGGTAGGTGCGATGAGCACGTTGCTGCCGCGGAGCATCAGAGAGGGCGGCCACCGATTCAGCTTCGTCACCCGCGACCTCCAGCACTACCTGCGTGCAAAACCCATGACCGGCCCGCATCCGTTGCTGAGCGCCGACAACCTGTTCACGGTCGAGACCAACGACGTCCAGCACTTGCTGCGCCACCTCGAGAGCCTGCAAGCAGTCCTCGGATTCGACGGGGTGCTGACGTCCTGCGACTACTACCTGGCTGCAGCAGCAAGAGCCGCCCAACGGCTGGGGCTGCCGGGGGCGCCGCCGGAAGCGATTGAGCGCGCATGCTCCAAGGACCTCACCCGCAAGGCCCTGCGTAAGGCCGGTGTGCCGGGCCCGGCGTTCGCCCTCGCCGAGACCGCCCGCGGACTCGAGGAAGCCGCAGAAGCGCTGGGATACCCCCTCGTGGTCAAACCGGTCGACCTGTGCGCGGGCATGTTCGTGCGCAAAGTGGACGGACCGGCGCAGCTGCGCGAGGCACACGCCGCCCTGCAGGGCTTCCCGGTGAACGCCCGCGGGCAACAGCGGAATCCGGTCGTGCTGCTGGAGGAGCTGCTCACCGGTCCGGAGGTGAGCGCCGAGACGGTCACGTTCCGGGGTGAAACGACGGTCGTCGGTGTGACGGACAAGAGCGTCGCCGGTGAGCCGTGGTTCGTCGAGACCGGGCACATGTTCCCGGCCGCGCTCGATGCCGACACCGAGGAAGCAGTGGCGGAAACGGCAGTCGCCGCCATCGAAGCGCTCGGGCTGGACAACGTCGTCGGACACACCGAGATCAAGATCACCCCAGCGGGGCCCCGGGTCGTCGAGGTGAACCCGCGCCCGGCGGGAAACCAGATCACCGAGCTCATCCGGCGGGTGACCGGCATCGACCTGGCGGCCGTATACGCCCAGCTCGCGTTGGGGGAGAAGCCCGATCTGCACCGCGTCGACACAGGTGCGGGAAGTGCGGCGATCTCGTTCCTGCTCCCGCCCGGGGAAGGAACCATCACCGAGATCGGCGGGCTCGACGCGCTGGCGGCCGACCCCGCGGTGGTGGACTGGGTCGTCAAGGAGGCCGGGCACCGGACGGGCGCAGCTATCAGCAACAACAACTACCTCGGGCATGTGATGGTCACCAGCGGGAGCCGGGGCGAGGCGCGGCGTCACGCCGAGTCGCTCGTCGCCGGTCTGGACGTGCGCTACGCCGCGGAGGCCGGCGAGTGA
- a CDS encoding lipoate--protein ligase family protein has translation MELFRGALGVGADQALEVAVAHAMLRRVSRGESGPAVRVYRPDARVVAFGRRDTLLPGFPGAVRAVRDAGFTPVLRAPGGRAVAYTERSLVVDHVGTDPGYLAGMDERFVGYAELWAGVLRNHGVGARVGAVPGEYCPGAHSVNARGRVKLVGTAQRMVRGAWLFSAVAIFDDAEVLRSLLADVYRHLDLPFDDDSVGSVAAESPGVSLDGFEAEVVAAYDERFGLVPTRLADDLLAKAGELADDHRI, from the coding sequence GTGGAGCTCTTTCGCGGTGCGCTCGGGGTTGGCGCGGATCAGGCGCTGGAGGTCGCGGTCGCGCATGCGATGTTGCGCCGCGTCAGCAGAGGCGAGTCGGGTCCGGCGGTGCGGGTGTACCGGCCGGACGCTCGGGTCGTCGCCTTCGGACGGCGGGACACGCTGCTGCCCGGCTTTCCCGGCGCGGTCCGCGCCGTTCGGGACGCCGGGTTCACGCCGGTCCTGCGCGCCCCGGGCGGTCGTGCGGTGGCCTACACCGAGCGGTCGCTGGTGGTCGATCACGTCGGAACCGACCCCGGTTACCTGGCGGGCATGGACGAGCGGTTCGTGGGCTACGCCGAGCTGTGGGCCGGGGTGCTGCGCAACCACGGCGTCGGCGCGCGGGTCGGGGCGGTGCCGGGGGAGTACTGCCCGGGCGCGCACAGCGTGAACGCGAGGGGCCGCGTGAAGCTGGTCGGCACGGCGCAGCGGATGGTGCGTGGCGCATGGCTGTTCAGCGCGGTTGCGATCTTCGACGACGCCGAAGTGCTGCGCTCGCTGCTGGCCGACGTCTACCGGCACCTGGATCTGCCCTTCGACGACGACTCGGTGGGCTCGGTGGCCGCGGAGTCGCCCGGCGTATCGCTCGACGGCTTCGAAGCAGAGGTCGTCGCGGCCTACGACGAACGATTCGGCTTGGTCCCGACGCGGTTGGCCGACGACCTGCTCGCCAAGGCCGGCGAGCTGGCCGACGACCACCGCATCTGA
- a CDS encoding Rossmann-like domain-containing protein produces the protein MTPHSVEELTEEVLSGRFGTAGVEVSVGFLTQQGVRHAARERSYRNHVLSLRVEDAVGSCAVEPGEISDEAVLDYVGMPIRELLRSPLLPVRIAALDAYLQWVRPHRSHAEEVVIGRGNSLQKSLHRAKSVVDLLPVGPGRRVLVIGVVNSLLQHLRERGNSYVACDYKGGETEWGEPVTTDAVAALGDCAAVLASGMVVGNGTFQPLLDHARATGKPLVMFAQSASGILPCFLGDGVTAVSAEPYPFFWLDGGPSTIYRYRQEAC, from the coding sequence GTGACGCCGCATTCGGTAGAGGAACTGACCGAAGAGGTCCTCAGCGGACGATTCGGAACCGCAGGGGTAGAGGTCAGCGTCGGGTTCCTGACGCAACAGGGCGTGCGGCACGCGGCGAGGGAACGCTCGTACCGCAACCACGTGCTGAGCCTGCGGGTCGAGGACGCGGTGGGGTCGTGCGCGGTGGAACCGGGCGAGATATCCGACGAAGCCGTCCTCGACTACGTCGGGATGCCGATCCGGGAGCTCTTGCGGAGCCCGCTACTGCCGGTGCGCATCGCCGCGCTCGACGCCTACCTGCAGTGGGTGCGCCCGCATCGCAGCCATGCAGAGGAAGTCGTCATCGGCCGGGGGAACTCGCTCCAGAAGTCGCTGCACCGCGCCAAATCGGTGGTGGACCTGCTGCCAGTCGGGCCAGGTCGGCGGGTGCTGGTCATCGGCGTCGTGAACTCGCTGCTGCAGCACCTCCGCGAGCGCGGGAACAGCTACGTCGCGTGTGACTACAAGGGCGGCGAAACCGAGTGGGGCGAGCCGGTCACCACCGATGCCGTCGCAGCCCTGGGCGACTGCGCCGCCGTGCTGGCTTCGGGCATGGTCGTCGGCAACGGCACTTTCCAACCGCTGCTCGACCACGCGAGGGCCACGGGCAAGCCGCTGGTCATGTTCGCGCAGTCCGCGAGCGGCATCTTGCCGTGCTTCCTGGGCGACGGGGTCACCGCTGTCTCGGCGGAGCCCTATCCGTTCTTCTGGCTCGACGGCGGCCCCAGCACGATCTATCGCTACCGCCAGGAGGCGTGCTGA
- a CDS encoding NAD(P)/FAD-dependent oxidoreductase, which produces MAFRIVVVGAGYTGLAAAKLAARWTDAEVTLINAGDRFVERVRLHQLAAGQALRDLPLADLVEGTGVTLVVDSVTGIDATKRVVRLANSSRVVQYDLLVYALGSAADKGSVPGVAEHAYNVATADEAARLRERIGDSDVVAVVGGGLTGIEAAAELAESHPGLKVRFVNGGALGAGLSRRGQDYLRRTFDRLGVEVREHARVSEVRADGLVLADGERLGADIVVWTAGFKVLDLAREAGFAVDDHGRLIVDEMLRSVSHPEVTGIGDAAAVRMRSGQELRMACATGLPSTQHAMRAIADRLAGRSPRPLRFRYVNQCISLGRRDGLIQFVRADDSPREAVLTGRKAALYKEAIVRGTILFERNLVIPTSF; this is translated from the coding sequence ATGGCGTTTCGGATCGTTGTTGTTGGGGCTGGTTACACCGGGTTGGCCGCGGCGAAGCTCGCGGCCCGGTGGACCGATGCCGAGGTGACGTTGATCAACGCGGGTGATCGGTTCGTCGAGCGGGTGCGGTTGCACCAGCTCGCCGCCGGGCAGGCGCTGCGGGACCTACCGTTGGCGGACCTGGTCGAGGGCACCGGCGTGACGCTGGTCGTCGACAGCGTGACCGGGATCGACGCTACAAAGCGGGTCGTGCGGCTGGCGAACTCGTCGCGCGTCGTGCAGTACGACCTGCTCGTTTACGCGCTGGGCAGTGCGGCGGACAAGGGCTCGGTGCCCGGCGTCGCGGAGCACGCCTACAACGTGGCGACCGCCGACGAGGCCGCGCGGTTGCGGGAGCGCATCGGCGACAGCGATGTGGTCGCGGTTGTCGGTGGCGGGTTGACCGGCATCGAGGCCGCCGCCGAACTGGCCGAATCGCACCCCGGGCTGAAGGTGCGGTTCGTGAACGGGGGAGCGCTCGGTGCCGGGCTCTCCCGGCGCGGCCAGGACTACCTGCGGCGCACCTTCGACAGGCTCGGCGTCGAGGTCCGTGAGCACGCCAGGGTTTCCGAGGTGCGCGCGGACGGCTTGGTGCTCGCCGACGGCGAACGGCTCGGGGCCGACATCGTGGTGTGGACGGCCGGGTTCAAGGTCCTGGACCTCGCCCGCGAAGCAGGTTTCGCCGTCGACGATCACGGTCGCTTGATCGTGGACGAGATGCTGCGTTCGGTCTCGCACCCGGAGGTGACCGGGATCGGTGACGCGGCGGCGGTGCGCATGCGGAGCGGGCAGGAGCTGCGGATGGCCTGCGCGACGGGATTGCCGTCGACGCAGCACGCCATGCGCGCGATCGCCGACCGGTTGGCCGGACGCTCGCCGCGGCCGTTGCGGTTCCGCTACGTCAACCAGTGCATCAGCCTTGGCAGGCGGGACGGGCTGATCCAGTTCGTGCGCGCCGATGACAGCCCGCGTGAAGCCGTGCTGACCGGCCGGAAGGCGGCGCTCTACAAGGAGGCCATCGTCCGCGGCACCATCCTGTTCGAGCGGAACCTGGTCATCCCGACCTCGTTCTAG